One Vitis vinifera cultivar Pinot Noir 40024 chromosome 15, ASM3070453v1 genomic window, TTTTGTTTTCAGTTTTGTCCATCTTTTTCGATTTCTCTTCGTAGTTGCTACTGGTATCGCTTCCTAATTTGTTTGAGCTGGCGAGGCTTAGCTCCATTATGGCTCCTTTATTGTCACCTGCAACCGTTATGACCTCCATGCTAGCATCCTCAGAGTCTGCTTTCTTGTGATTACCTTTGTGGTCTTTGGACTCCATGTCCTTGGTCAGCTCACGCTTTTCGTAGTTGGGGGAAATGCTTGGCTTTGCAGTGTCGCCCAGTACACCATTGGAGAGCTTGAATGGTGGGTTGGGCTTTTGCAGAATCTTCTGTTCAATCGGCTCATGAGTGGATTTTGCGCGGGCAGGAGGCAGAGTCAGAGCAGATGGGGGAGGAGAAGGTAGTTTGATTTTCTCAGGAGGTGTGGTTTTCCGACTCGGATTAGATGGAACAGATGAAACATTCCCAACCCAGAAAGGTGGAGCTGCAGTAGCAGCAGTCAGTGGTTGTGGTGGAGGCCGGGTTGTAGGCCTAAATGCCTGACCAAATGTTGGTCGAAAAATAGGTCGACGAGGGGCAGGAAGTTGAGGTTGAGCCTCAGGCGCTGGGGGTGGAGCTACTGGCCTCACAGAACCTAGGATGGGCCATGGGCGAGATGGGAGAGGCTGGTTTGCCATAATCCAACAGAATTAATCCTAAGCAGGTCGCCCAAAGACTTAACCTGAACAAGAGGCCAAGGAATGGGCACAGAAAATAAGTTCGATGAACTTGGTATTTACTATTTATAAGTTCAACAccctagaaaaagaaaaatgcagaTCACATCTAAAATCCTAATACAAGTGCTCAAAAGAGTCAAAATACATGGGCAACCATATGGAGACAGAAAGAGTATCGTACGGAGTGTCCTCTTGAGATTGACCACATGTTAGTCAAATATGATCGATGAAACATCTGCTTCCTCAGCAATGGTCTAGAAGAAGTGAGTTCCTCATAGGAGTTGTTGGCTTTAGAGATATTAATGATCCTTTTGAGAATCAATTAATGCCACCACAATCATTATTCATGCATTGCCCTTGTTTCTCTGATTGAATCTTGCATGCAAATACAATGCACAGCAGTTCACCACTCCACAAAAGGGCACCAAATCAACCTATACATGATGCGGGAACGAGAATATCGGCGCGCACAGAATAATAGAAAAGATGTTGTACGATCTAATTGGGTTGTCCAAATTCGTTATCAGAATCATAGTACAATGGTGGATAGGAGAATATGGTTTTGTActgcaaaaacaaaataaaataaccatTCCTTACAGCATAAATGACCCTTTCCAAACTTTAAAGCTTGATGCTATTAGCTTATAATATTTCAAGTCCAATCAATGTAGGAGGTCTACCCTATTGGCCCCTAATGGGCCATGGTGACCAAAGAGACTGAGATTGTGAATTGCATGCTAATTCACTTAGAATATAGTTCAATttctaataacttttttttaaaataaaattgaagttgTTAGGTGATAATAGGATAAACGACATTTggaataacatttttttttattagatattCTCTTAGTGataatttcttgtttttaacTTTGACCAGGAAGGAAGTGAAGCCAAAGTCAAACTTATAATTCTCAAAGGACAATATTGTTGTcgtaaaaattttatttataaaaatagttttatcaaGTTGTTTTAATAGATGAATATTTCTATGAAATAAAGCTTTAACATTATATTCAACTATAAATTAAACGGTCTTATAATGTTATGTAAATTGACTAGCATTGGTCTTATAATGTTATGTAAATTGACTAGCATTTAACTATTGTAAGCCATGTGATAAATGGACGGGAGTAATAGAGTTGAGCGTATGGAAGTATATTTAGAACTTGTTTGAGAATTGTTCTAAAAAGTacttttaccttttttaatacttgaaaatttttatcatttaaatgttaaaaaaatttaaaaacattttctaaaattgtgTTGTTAAACACACTCTTAGCTAATGGACCTGATATCCAAAGCAAAATCACCTAAGAATTTCAAGACTGCTAAATTAACATATGGATGCATAGCTTAATTATCAGATCTCCTTTATGTGcccttcaaaattattaaaGGCTACTAAACCAAACACCAGcatatagaaataattaaatCTTGTTAAATTCTCATACGTAGAACCCAATTGGgctagaaattaaattaatttccaGTTGGTTTAAGTCAAGTTTGAATGCTTGCTTAGTTTGAATGAAGCCAAGGGAAGCCCAAGCCTGGCCCGAATTCAATGCAATACATGAAGGCCGACTGTTTACATGCCTAATTAGAGGTGCTTTTAGAGTAAATAAGAATTATAGCACATATCAACTGCTGTAAACAAACAAAGAGATTCAGAAggtcaaagaaaaataatttcgaATTTCGTATTAATAGGTGAAAAATGACAGCATACACTGTAAGGCTAGTTCTCATCCCTCACAAGGTGATCAAATTGCAACTCATACACTCGATACTAATACAAATCAAATGCAAATTGcatcttttattaatttcttccCCAGTCTCCATCACCTCACTCTTACAAACACATAAATATTCAAATGAGGGCATATATGGGTCACCATCTTAGGTTACATTCCATCCGAAGATCTGGAACACAACCATGGAGAATCAGAACCCATGTCGTTTTCTCCTTATCAGTTGCTTTTAATTATTCTCTCACTTATATAATGTaaggattttgaaaatgaaaaagctTAATTAATTTTGTGCATGCAAGCTGTTTGTTATATCTCTAGTTATTTTGCCCATCACCATGAGAGAAGAAAACACGGACGCCAGGATCATGGCTGGTGCAAGAGGTGTTGAAGAGAATGGAGTTGTTAACGGCTTGAACATTGCTGTTCATAAATGCATTCATGGGTGATGAGGGGGTCCccattttgttttgaattttctccATCCTTTCTGACTCCTCTTTGACGCTGCTACTGTCGTCGCTTCCTAATTTGCTGCCCCACGAAGTTTTGGGGTTGGTCTTGATGAGTGTGTTGGAGTCTCCTTCGGGGTCGTGTTTCTTGCTGGCGAGGCTTAGCTCCATTATAGCTCCCTTGTTGTCTCCTACAATTGTTATAATCTTCATGCTGTCGTCCTTAGAGTGTGCTTTCTTATGATTACCTTTGTGGTCTCCGGTCTCCATGTCCTTGGTCTTCTCACGCTTCTCGTAGTCAGGGACAAAGCTTGGCTTCGCAGTGTCGCCCACGTCCTTTTGCAGTCCACCATTGGAGGGCTTGAGTGGCGGGATGGGCTTTCCGATGAGCATGGTCTTCTGCTCAATCGGCTCAGGAGTGAATTTTACGTGGGCAGGAGGCATAGTTAGAGGAGATGGGGGAGGAGCAGGCGTTTTGATTTTCTCAGAAGGAAGTGTGGTTTTCTCACTCGGATAAGATGGAACTGATGAAATATTCCCAACCCGGAAAACTGGAGCTGCAGTAGCAGCaggcggtggtggtggtggcggcTGCTGAGGCTGGGTTGAAGGCTTAAATGCCTGACCAAATGTGGGTCGAAAAATAGGACGAGGGGCAGGAGGTTGAGCCTGAGGCTGAGGCTGAGCATCAGGCGCTGGGGGTGGGGCTACCGGCCTCATGGAACCCAGGATGAACCATGGCCGAGATGGGAGAGGCTGGTTTGCCATAATCGAACTGGATCAATCTGAAGCAAGTCGCCCAAATACTTAACTTGAACAAGAGACCGAAGCACAGGCACAGAAAATAAGTTTGAGGAACTTGGTATTTATAAGTTcaacacccaaaaaaaaaaaaaaaaattgcagaaCACAAAATCCTAATACCAGTGCTGAAAACACATGGGCAACTATGTGCAGACAGAAATAGTATCGCACGGAATGTCCTCAAATATGATGAAACATCTGCTTCCTAAGCCATGTTCTAGAAGTGAATTCAATTTAGGAGTTGACTTAGCCATGTTCATGATCCTTAATTTTGAGCGTCGGCCAATGCGAGAATCCTTATTCATTCATTGCTCTGGTTACTCTTATTGAACTATGCAAATGCAATGCATATCATCAAGAACCATCTAAGGGAAAAGCAAGACTTTAAAGAGCAGTTTGGGTCCACTTTAAAGCTTGATACTATTAGCTTATGTTTCAAGTCCAGTGGATGAAGGAGATATCCTATTGGCTCCTTTGTAGTTTTGGATTTTAGTGGGATCCATGCCCCCGTTAAAAGCGCAGGGATCGAAGTAGATCAACTGTACTGTCTACGACTGTTTACTGTGGAATATGGAGCCTTGGACCTCTCCCTCACTTTTAAGGCCCTGAACCTTAAAACCATCCATTGGGACTGGATAATTAGAAtagattttggaaaattttacactaaaatatcccatttttcataaattagaaACATGCCAGATCTTGTGATGATACTTAAAACCCTAgtttttatatgtttaaaataGCAATGGAGAATCAAATACAacgttttaaaaatgtttaaatggAATTCTAGAATGTGAGCTCTGATTCctaagggtctgtttggttgctatttttgaaaattattttgaaaaacagtttttgagaataattttttttgttttcagaaaaaaaatctgtgtttgaaaattgaattttggaaaacaatttttgttctcaaaaacaaaaaaatcatgtttggttgggttaataaaaaagttttttagaataagtaaaataaaaaacatgtttgaaagttgtttttttttttaaattgaatgtTTTTTCGTAACTCCTCtcgattaataaaaaaatatataaataaaataaattcaacaaaagataataataattggttttgtttttagaattgagtattttctttaactaattgatattgtaaatatataaataatttttacattcacacaaaaaaaaattggttgtttGATTtactttgtgtttttttttttgttattcttttttctttttcttttttgttccagttgtttgtttctttaatATTGTTTTAGGTATGgtcttgtttggttgttgaaaaAACTTGAGGGAGGGAGAATTTTGAGGTTTCTGTTATTGGTTGTGtggaaaaataaatgatgaggaGTTGTTGTGTTCTCTCGGATCCTAACAGGGATAATCTTCCTTGTTTCATAcccataaaaggaaaaataaaagaggtgcATGTCTGGAGAGAAGAGAGagcaaaatgcaaaaaaaaaagggaaaagttcATGCAATCTCCAATGGATAACAGTTTCTCCACACCAGAGCAGCACATCCGTTTGAACTGAAGAGTGAAAGAATCCGTGAAGGCCAAAACCAGCCATGAAAAAGAAGAGATTAGGGCGAAAACACGGAGAACATCCcattttttcttgttatttgaATAGtgtaaaaaacaacaaaaacatctTTAAAATGTTCTCTAAAATCAGGGTATTTGAAAACACagaaaacaacttaatactccTTGGCCAAACTAGTTTTCAGTGTTTTTTTGTTCCCgagaatagaaaacagtttttaaaaacatcaacCAAATCTTTGAAAGCAAAGTCCTTTCTTAGATGAGAGACCAACTTATTGATCAGCTGTGGATTATTTCCGATGAGAATAACATCATCTAAATAAACAAAGAGTATTAAGTATGTTAGTGTTACGCTtataagtacaaaaaaaaatatcagcCCTGCTGCATGAAAAACCAATAGTATTAATGAGTGAAAAATAACAGCATACATATTCCAAGGCTAGCTCTCATCCCTCAGATGGGGATCAAATTGCAACACATACATTCAACATTAATACAAATAAAGTACCTTTTATTCCTTCCCCATTCGCTATCAAATCACTCTTACAAACACATAAAATGAGGGCATGAGTTACCGTCTTGGGTTGCATTCCATCTGAAGATCTGGAACACAACCATGGAGAATCAGAACCCATGCCGTATTCTCATTACCAGTCACAGCTTTTATTTATTCCCTTACATATACATTCTTCGTATAAtgtaagaattttgaaaatgaaaaagcttaattaattttatgcaTGCATGCAAGCTGTTTGATCTCTAGTTATTCTGCTCCTCTCCAATGTCCTTGGGATGTAGTCCACGGCCACCACCACGAGAGAAGAAAACATGGACAACAGGATCGTGGCTGGTGCAAGAGGTGTTGACAAGCATGGAGTTGTTAACGGCTTGAACATTGCTGTTCATAAATACATGCACGAGTGGTGATGGGGTCGCCATTGTGTTGGAGTTGCCTTGGGGGTCGTGTTTCTTGCTGGCGGGGTTGAGCTTCATTATAGCTCCCTTGTTGTTCCCTGAAATTGTTATGATCTTCATGCCGTTATCCCTAGAGTGTGCTTTCTTGTGATTACCTTTGTGGTCTTTGCTCTCCATGTCCTTGGTCTTCTCAAGCTTCTCGTAGTCAGGGACACTGCTTGGCTTCGCAGTGTCACCCACATCCTTTTGCAGTCCACCATTGGATGGCTTGAATGGTGGGTTGGGCTTTTCGATGAGCATGGTCTTCTGCTCAATCGGCTCAGGAGTGGATTTTACGTGGGCAGAAGGCAGAGTTAGGGCAGATGGGGGAGGAGAAGGTGGTTTGATTTTCTCAGAGGGAGGTGTGGTTTTCTGACTCGCATAAGATGGAACCGATGAAACATTTCCAACCTGGAAAGGTGGCGCTGCAGTAGCAGCAGTCTGTGGTTGTGGTGGCAGCTGTTGAGGCTGGGTTGAAGACTTAAGTGCTTGACCAAATGTAGGTCGAAAAATAGGACGAGGGACAGgaggttgaggttgaggttgagCCTGAGGCTGAGCCTCGGGCGCTGGGGGTGGGGCTACTGGCCTCAGGGAACCCAGAATGAGCCATTGGCGAGATGGGAGGGGCTGGTTTGCCATGATCCAACAGAATTAATCTGAAGCAAGTCGCCTAAGGAACCCAAATGCTCAACCTGAACAAGAGACCAAGGAATGGGCACAGAAAATAAGTTTCAAGAACTCGGTATTTATAAGTCCAACACccagaaaaagagaaaaagcaGAACACATAAAATTCTAATACTAGTGCTCAAAACGCATAAACAACTATATGCAGATAGAAGGGTATCGTACGGAATGTTCTCTTGAGATTGACCATACCATGAAAGTACATCTGCTTCCTAAGCCAGTCTAGAAGCAGGGAATTCCCTGTAGGAGTTGACTCAGCGATCATGACACATTGCCCTCGTTACTCTTTTTGAGCCATCAACACATGACGCGGGAATGAGAAGCTTCTTTGGAATTTGCGTGCCCAAAAGTGATGATGTTTCAAATGTCGCGAAGAGGCATTCAGGGTATTTCATTTCTATCCTCTGTAGAGTAAGGGAAAATATTAGAttgggagttttttttttttttttttcttttctagaagTCATTTTGTTCTTTCCTCCTTGTGTTTTGCAGAAAACATGTCGGGATGCAGAATAATAGAATGGATGTTATAGGATCTGATCGGGTTGTCCAAATTCGTGATCAGAGTCATAGTAGAATGTTGGATGAGATATTAATAGATACATCAGTAATTCAACTTTATTAATATATCaggatatattaaaaaatattagtagatattttaacttaaaatatcgataatataaaaattaatgaaaattataaaaatattaaaaacaactctaaaagattatataagaagtaaaaataaacatttttttggcaaaaattgatatatgtaaTTTGTCATATTTAATGATAATAGCGTTTatgttgataaaaaatataaattttataaatttatatttattattaagttacattatatattattttataataatattatgataatatggataattttaaaatatatttactattaaaattataattttttgattttaagaTCGGGAGGaattattaagtaaaaataattctttaattaCATCATGttcttgaattattttattatttgtcatATTTTACTTGTAACTATTTACATCCTACGTAGATATTATCTACTTTTAATCCAAAAAAACctttacaactttaaaatgcattCATATCGTTAAGAGGAGAAAATAGACACCCTTTATGGGGCTAAACAAATCCCTACTCAGAATCAAGGATTGGTTTTGATAGCATTTATAATAATCTACActtaattgtataaatattgtCTACTTTGAATCCAAAAGAGttttcatagttttaaaatatgtctTCATATAAGTTAAAAGGAACTCATATTTATATACCAcaaaaaattttctcttatattCAATATGAGATATCATATTACTTTCTCATGAGTTTGTTCTTTGAGTGTGCAGATATTACAAAAGTTGAAATTCATTACATAAGGAAAGCTTTATTTTGGTTTgagtcaagttttttttttttagagttatgAAAGGCCTTGTTGTAACTATTTATTTTGTCATAATATTGCTAAAGGGGATATTGTTGATATATCAGGGTTAGgtgataattttatttcatttcttacTAATTATATACTATATACTTTTGTGGGTCTTATCGTTATCAATTTAACTTAAGATTTTATCAAACTTGACTTGTACATATTCAAAATCACCAATGTTGACATAAGTAGGCATTTATGTTTAATAAAGATTATAGAATGGCTAACACATGAAAATGAGATAGAAATTTCAActgcaaaataaaaaagttaataatGGTCGGGACAACAATCAAATGATATGAGGAAGTTCAAACGTCTTCAAGGAGTTCAAATGCCCATATTCAGACGTCCCTTATGGGTGTTCAAACGTTTGGTCTTCCCATTTACATGTCTAATTGAAGGTTCATGTAGAGTTCAAAACGGCCCAAAACAAAGGCATGCAAGCACCCAATAATTATATATAGCGCATATCACTTGCTGTAAAGatacaaagaaattaaaaaaatgaggggtaaaaaacaacttcaaaTTTAGTATTAATGTGTGAAAACTGACAGCATACGGTACAAGGGGATCAAATTCAAACCGTACACTCAATACTAATACAAAACAAGTGCAAACTACAACTTTTATTTCTTCCCCCATTCACCATCAACTCACTCATACAAACACATAAATATTCAAATCAGGACATGGATCACCA contains:
- the LOC104881885 gene encoding extensin-like; this encodes MANQPLPSRPWPILGSVRPVAPPPAPEAQPQLPAPRRPIFRPTFGQAFRPTTRPPPQPLTAATAAPPFWVGNVSSVPSNPSRKTTPPEKIKLPSPPPSALTLPPARAKSTHEPIEQKILQKPNPPFKLSNGVLGDTAKPSISPNYEKRELTKDMESKDHKGNHKKADSEDASMEVITVAGDNKGAIMELSLASSNKLGSDTSSNYEEKSKKMDKTENKMGTPSPPMSAFVNSNVQAINNSILFNTSLTHHDPGVHVFFSGGGGRGLHLKDSGDGQNN
- the LOC104881884 gene encoding uncharacterized protein LOC104881884; this translates as MANQPLPSRPWFILGSMRPVAPPPAPDAQPQPQAQPPAPRPIFRPTFGQAFKPSTQPQQPPPPPPPAATAAPVFRVGNISSVPSYPSEKTTLPSEKIKTPAPPPSPLTMPPAHVKFTPEPIEQKTMLIGKPIPPLKPSNGGLQKDVGDTAKPSFVPDYEKREKTKDMETGDHKGNHKKAHSKDDSMKIITIVGDNKGAIMELSLASKKHDPEGDSNTLIKTNPKTSWGSKLGSDDSSSVKEESERMEKIQNKMGTPSSPMNAFMNSNVQAVNNSILFNTSCTSHDPGVRVFFSHGDGQNN
- the LOC104881883 gene encoding uncharacterized protein LOC104881883 produces the protein MANQPLPSRQWLILGSLRPVAPPPAPEAQPQAQPQPQPPVPRPIFRPTFGQALKSSTQPQQLPPQPQTAATAAPPFQVGNVSSVPSYASQKTTPPSEKIKPPSPPPSALTLPSAHVKSTPEPIEQKTMLIEKPNPPFKPSNGGLQKDVGDTAKPSSVPDYEKLEKTKDMESKDHKGNHKKAHSRDNGMKIITISGNNKGAIMKLNPASKKHDPQGNSNTMATPSPLVHVFMNSNVQAVNNSMLVNTSCTSHDPVVHVFFSRGGGRGLHPKDIGEEQNN